GCCATACGTTGACCCCCGTCGCCTTGCGCGTCTCGTGCACGGGGCGGGCGTGAGTGCGCAGCAGCCCTGCGAGCGCCTCGCGGTATTCGCGGGCGCCGCTTGCGCCGGAACAGTCCATTGACCGCACCTCCTCCAGCGCGCCCGTGCTGTCGAACTGGATCCAGTACAACGACCGCGGCCCCTCGGGCGCTGCGGCGATGGCGGCATGCAGCGCCGCCGAGTCGACGTAGCTGGAGAGGGGATGCACCTCCCGCTGCGCGTGCGCGGGGATGGCGAGCAGAGCAGCGAGAGCCGCGGCACGGATCACGGAGCACTCCGGGAACGGTTGGATTCGTCGAGCGTCGCGGCGAACTCGCGGAGCGCGCTCCAGTATCGGTCGCCCGCCACCCTCTGCAGATCGTTGTGTCCGGCGCCCTCCACCCACAAGTGCCGCTTGGGCGGATTCGCCCGCTCCAGCAGACGCGCGCCGTGCCAGAAGGGGATGACCTCGTCGCGCGTCCCGTGGATCACCAGCACGGGCGCGCGGATCTCCCGCAGCCTGCGCTCCGTGCCGAAGCGGTCGAACGGGAAGATGCGGCGCGGAACGGCCACCTGGAAGGCGCTTACGAAGGTGCTCTCCAGCACGAGCCCCGCCACCGGCCTCCGGCTCGCGAGCTCCGACGCGATCCCACCGCCTAGCGACCTCCCGTGCAGGATCACGCGCTCCGGCGCCACTCCCAGGGCGCCGGTGAGGTGCTCGTACGCGGCGGCGAGGTCGTGGTACGCGCTGCGCTCGCCGGGCACGCGCCTGGAGCTGAGCCCATACCCGCGATAGTCGTACGCCAACACCGAGAACCCCGCATCGCGAAGATCGGGAAGGAAGTAGCGCAGATCACCGAGATCCTCGGCGTTGCCGTGGCTGAACAGAATCGTGAACCGCGCCCGCGGGTTCGGCAGCCACACCACCGCGATGGAGTCCCCATCCCCCACCAGCACCATCGTAGCGCCCGCCGAGGCGGTGTACCTGGGCGTCTGCGGCTGAAAGATCACCCTCTCCGCGTACCACCACACCAGCGCCCCCAGCAGGAGATACACCCCCACCAGGGCGCCCGCCACGTACAGCAGCACCGCCCCCCACCCCGCCACCGCCACCCCCTCAGCGCGCCGCCGGGCGTGCATTGGCCTCGGCGCCACCTGTCACGCCCGAGCGCCTGTAAAGCAAGGTTTGCATCGCGGATAGCTCATGCTCGTCTTCGCCTTGCGCCCGCAGTCGTGGCAGTAGTGCTCAGGATAGTCAGGGTTCTTGAATTCTGCCCAAATCGTCCAGCAATCGCGGCAGAGCGGAGCATCCGGGTTATACGCGATATCGTCTCCGCATCGGATACAAGCACCCTTTCGCTTGTACGAACCGTCGCGTGCGGCTCGAGCGACCGTTTGGCCTTGCTTGGGTGGCGAAGAAACCTTCGCAGGCACAGCCGATACAGACGGAACGGGTATGGCAGAGATCCGAGTTGCCACGGAGACTATGTTCTTCACCTCTTCGAGTGTCTCAGCGTAAACGCGCTCGTCCGCGTCGAAACGCACACCCATCTCCCAGTTCTTCTCTGATTCCTCATACAGGTTCAACGACGCGATCACCAGCCGCTGCTCATTCAAGTAGCACTTCGCATGTAGGTTCTTTAGGGTGTAGAGAGAAAGGTTGGGGACTGTGAGAAGCTTTTCTACTTCTGCGGAATTTGTCGCACCCTCGCGTGCTACAAAAGTAATTGGAACTTGGTATCGCGATGCCCCGCGGAGTCGATTCATAAACGTCTCGGACACTTTGAAGTAGGCCGAAACAAGGTAAAGATGGTCACGTGCATCCTTGATGATGCCTTCGATATCAGCAACGGCTCGCTTAGCGGTAAGAAATTCAGGCACGAGGGTAATAGGTAGGCTGGAGAAAAAAAGAAAACGCGGAACGGGACGCCATCCGCAGCAAGATCATACCCTAATAATATGTTCGCCCGCAGATAGCCCTGCTAGGGAACGGCGTGGGGCGCGCTAAGGGACGATGCAGATAGATAGGCGCAGAGGAGATCCGCTCGATAGAGTCCTGTCCCGGAGCCTGCGGCGATCGAGACCGCTTCAGCGGTCTTCCCGTCGTTTCAGCCGGGGGCTTTAGCCCCCGGCGTGGCCGGTGCGCCCGGCGCCCGCCCCCGAGCCTGCGAAGGCAGGCTTCCCGCGGTTGTTGCAGCGGTTTCAACCGCCGGACTCAACCGCCTGCACCACCTTCGCCTTCCTTCCCCGCTTCTTCACCACCGGCGCCGCCTCCAGCGCCGTTGCCTCCGCCACCGCCTCCAGCGCCGGCCCCTCCGCCATCGCTTCCAACGCCGGCCCCTCCGCCCCGCGCCCCGCCAGCATCCCCGCCAAAAACTGCCCCGTATACGACCGCCCCACCTTTGCCACGGCCTCCGGAGTCCCCGCCGCCACGATCTCACCGCCACGCGGCCCGCCCTCCGGCCCCAGGTCGATGATCCAGTCGGCGGTCTTGATGACGTCCAGGTTGTGCTCGATCACCAGCACCGTGTTGCCGCGCTCCACCAGCCGGTGCAGCACCTCCAGCAGCATGCGCACGTCCTCGAAGTGCAGGCCGGTGGTGGGCTCGTCCAGGATGTAAAAGGTCTGGCCGGTTGCAACCTTTGAGAGCTCCGTCGCCAGCTTCACGCGCTGCGCCTCGCCGCCCGAGAGCGTGGTGGCGGACTGGCCCAGGTGGATGTAGCCGAGCCCAACGTCGGAGAGCGTCTGCAGGTGGCGGCGGAGGCGCGGGACGGCCTCGAACAGCTCCAGCGCGTCGTCCACCGTGGCCTCCAG
Above is a window of Longimicrobium sp. DNA encoding:
- a CDS encoding alpha/beta fold hydrolase; its protein translation is MHARRRAEGVAVAGWGAVLLYVAGALVGVYLLLGALVWWYAERVIFQPQTPRYTASAGATMVLVGDGDSIAVVWLPNPRARFTILFSHGNAEDLGDLRYFLPDLRDAGFSVLAYDYRGYGLSSRRVPGERSAYHDLAAAYEHLTGALGVAPERVILHGRSLGGGIASELASRRPVAGLVLESTFVSAFQVAVPRRIFPFDRFGTERRLREIRAPVLVIHGTRDEVIPFWHGARLLERANPPKRHLWVEGAGHNDLQRVAGDRYWSALREFAATLDESNRSRSAP
- a CDS encoding phospholipase D-like domain-containing protein gives rise to the protein MPEFLTAKRAVADIEGIIKDARDHLYLVSAYFKVSETFMNRLRGASRYQVPITFVAREGATNSAEVEKLLTVPNLSLYTLKNLHAKCYLNEQRLVIASLNLYEESEKNWEMGVRFDADERVYAETLEEVKNIVSVATRISAIPVPSVSAVPAKVSSPPKQGQTVARAARDGSYKRKGACIRCGDDIAYNPDAPLCRDCWTIWAEFKNPDYPEHYCHDCGRKAKTSMSYPRCKPCFTGARA